In a genomic window of Curtobacterium sp. MCBD17_035:
- a CDS encoding DUF3117 domain-containing protein: MAAMKPRTGDGPMEAVKEGRLIIVRVPLEGGGRLVVSVNDAEAKELHDALAEVVSV, from the coding sequence ATGGCAGCCATGAAGCCGAGGACCGGTGACGGGCCGATGGAGGCTGTTAAGGAGGGTCGACTCATCATCGTGCGGGTTCCGCTCGAGGGTGGAGGCCGTCTGGTCGTCTCGGTCAACGATGCCGAGGCGAAGGAACTCCACGACGCACTCGCCGAGGTCGTCTCGGTGTAG
- a CDS encoding mannosyltransferase family protein, producing MADGLTTARPERERPRRPVRVRLLVQYRMVPWWFRVTIVYVLARIVTFGLLAAFARVQTQNSFTLASPRYLDFATIWDGRWYALIAQTGYPATLPIGTDGAVTENAWAFMPAYPFLVRGLMEATGAGYAVVAVTVSVLFGWAAALLFRRLVGRFLPEGTATFATVLFCVAPVSTMFQVAYAESMGVFLLTLALWLLVTRRFWWMLPVVVVLGFTRPTGLAIALMMVGYLVLRFVRRSAADPLSLRAAIPPAVVAVVAGLVGLAWPTIAWAVTGVPKAYTDTELAWRQSYIGRHELVPFAPWIQGFDWWFHEPAGGVLLVLVLAGFAGFLLMPAARAIGPELRVWSASYFVYLLAVFFPQSSTWRILMPLFPMLAIVARPRWVTYRVAVVAVSIALQVAWMYSCWWINGYDWTPP from the coding sequence GTGGCTGACGGCCTGACGACCGCGAGGCCGGAGCGGGAGCGCCCGCGACGGCCGGTCCGGGTCCGGCTGCTCGTGCAGTACCGGATGGTGCCGTGGTGGTTCCGCGTCACCATCGTGTACGTCCTCGCGCGGATCGTGACCTTCGGGCTGCTGGCCGCGTTCGCGCGCGTCCAGACCCAGAACTCGTTCACGCTGGCCTCGCCGCGCTACCTCGACTTCGCGACGATCTGGGACGGCCGTTGGTACGCCCTCATCGCCCAGACGGGGTACCCCGCGACACTGCCGATCGGGACCGACGGCGCCGTGACGGAGAACGCCTGGGCCTTCATGCCCGCCTACCCGTTCCTCGTCCGCGGCCTCATGGAGGCGACCGGGGCGGGGTACGCGGTCGTCGCGGTGACGGTCTCGGTGCTGTTCGGATGGGCGGCGGCCCTGCTCTTCCGGCGTCTCGTCGGCCGGTTCCTGCCCGAGGGCACGGCGACCTTCGCGACGGTGCTGTTCTGCGTGGCCCCCGTGTCCACGATGTTCCAGGTGGCCTACGCGGAGTCGATGGGGGTGTTCCTCCTGACGCTCGCGTTGTGGCTGCTCGTCACGCGCCGGTTCTGGTGGATGCTGCCCGTCGTGGTCGTCCTCGGGTTCACCCGGCCGACCGGCCTGGCGATCGCCCTCATGATGGTCGGCTACCTCGTGCTGCGGTTCGTGCGCCGCAGTGCCGCGGACCCCCTGTCGCTGCGCGCCGCGATCCCGCCGGCGGTCGTGGCCGTGGTCGCGGGGCTCGTCGGGCTGGCGTGGCCGACGATCGCGTGGGCGGTCACCGGGGTGCCGAAGGCGTACACGGACACCGAGCTCGCTTGGCGGCAGTCCTACATCGGCCGACACGAACTGGTCCCGTTCGCGCCGTGGATCCAGGGGTTCGACTGGTGGTTCCACGAGCCCGCGGGCGGCGTCCTGCTCGTGCTCGTGCTCGCGGGGTTCGCCGGGTTCCTCCTCATGCCGGCTGCCCGGGCGATCGGGCCGGAGCTGCGGGTCTGGTCGGCGTCGTACTTCGTGTACCTGCTCGCGGTGTTCTTCCCGCAGTCGAGCACCTGGCGCATCCTCATGCCGCTCTTCCCGATGCTCGCGATCGTCGCCCGCCCGCGATGGGTGACGTACCGCGTCGCCGTGGTGGCCGTCTCGATCGCGCTGCAGGTGGCGTGGATGTACTCCTGCTGGTGGATCAACGGGTACGACTGGACGCCGCCGTGA
- the dapE gene encoding succinyl-diaminopimelate desuccinylase, producing MPVATLDLTASSIDITRAICDVESVSGNEGGLADAIEAVLTPLHHLEVARDGDAIVARTRLGRDRRVVIAGHIDTVPLNANLPTQTRTEADAEVLWGRGTVDMKGGCAVQLKLAHDLVDPTVDVTWVWYDHEEVSDALNGLGRLARTRPELLAGDFAILGEPSNAQIEGGCNGNLRAEVRAYGQRSHSARSWIGDNAIHKIAGALDRLAAYEPRTVEVDGLEYREGLNAVGITGGIAGNVIPDEVMLHVNYRFAPSRSADEAVAHVTELFDGYDVTIVDLAAGARPGLDAPLAQEFVAAVGGAAPKPKYGWTDVARFSALGVPAVNYGPGDPALAHHDEERVPVAQITAVEEGLRRWLTA from the coding sequence ATGCCCGTCGCCACGCTGGACCTGACCGCTTCGTCCATCGACATCACGCGCGCGATCTGCGACGTCGAGTCCGTGTCGGGGAACGAGGGCGGACTGGCGGACGCCATCGAGGCCGTGCTCACGCCGCTCCACCACCTCGAGGTCGCGCGCGACGGCGACGCGATCGTGGCGCGGACGCGGCTCGGCCGTGATCGCCGGGTCGTCATCGCCGGTCACATCGACACCGTGCCGCTCAACGCCAACCTGCCCACCCAGACCCGCACCGAAGCGGACGCCGAGGTCCTGTGGGGCCGCGGCACCGTCGACATGAAGGGCGGGTGTGCCGTCCAGCTCAAGCTCGCGCACGACCTCGTCGACCCCACCGTGGACGTCACGTGGGTCTGGTACGACCACGAGGAAGTGAGCGACGCCCTGAACGGCCTCGGGCGCCTCGCTCGCACGCGGCCCGAGCTGCTCGCCGGGGACTTCGCGATCCTCGGCGAACCGTCGAACGCCCAGATCGAGGGCGGGTGCAACGGGAACCTCCGCGCCGAGGTCCGCGCGTACGGCCAGCGGTCGCACAGTGCCCGCTCCTGGATCGGTGACAACGCCATCCACAAGATCGCCGGGGCCCTCGACCGTCTCGCCGCCTACGAGCCGCGCACGGTCGAGGTCGACGGTCTCGAGTACCGCGAGGGCCTCAACGCCGTCGGGATCACCGGCGGCATCGCGGGCAACGTGATCCCCGACGAGGTCATGCTCCACGTCAACTACCGCTTCGCACCCTCCCGCTCCGCGGACGAGGCCGTGGCGCACGTCACCGAACTGTTCGACGGGTACGACGTCACCATCGTCGACCTCGCGGCCGGTGCGCGCCCCGGGCTCGACGCGCCGCTCGCGCAGGAGTTCGTCGCCGCGGTCGGGGGCGCCGCCCCGAAGCCGAAGTACGGGTGGACGGACGTCGCCCGCTTCTCGGCGCTCGGCGTGCCCGCCGTCAACTACGGCCCCGGGGACCCGGCGCTCGCCCACCACGACGAGGAGCGCGTGCCGGTCGCGCAGATCACCGCGGTCGAGGAGGGCCTCCGGCGGTGGCTGACGGCCTGA
- the dapD gene encoding 2,3,4,5-tetrahydropyridine-2,6-dicarboxylate N-succinyltransferase yields the protein MPTHAWGHGLATIAADGTVLDTWFPAPRLGRRPEGTDGAVPADLTEAAGDDPRRAVRLTVTTVEITLDAAPASTPDAYLRLHLLSHLLVRPNTIALDGVFAHLPTVVWTNAGPVAADDFPRLRPALQRAGIVAHAIDKFPRLLDYVVPDRVRIADAARVRLGAHLAPGTTVMHEGFVNFNAGTLGDAMVEGRISQGVVVGHGSDIGGGASIMGTLSGGGTQRVRIGDRALLGANAGLGISLGDDSVVEAGLYVTAGTKVTLVGAAPAPDGTPRTVKAVELSGAPNVLFRRNSRTGAVEALPRSGTGIQLNAALHA from the coding sequence GTGCCGACACACGCGTGGGGGCACGGTCTCGCGACGATCGCCGCGGACGGCACGGTCCTCGACACGTGGTTCCCGGCGCCGCGGCTCGGCCGACGGCCCGAGGGCACGGACGGTGCCGTTCCCGCCGACCTCACCGAGGCCGCCGGCGACGACCCGCGCCGCGCCGTCCGGCTCACGGTGACGACCGTCGAGATCACCCTCGACGCCGCGCCCGCCTCGACCCCGGATGCGTACCTCCGGCTCCACCTGCTCAGCCACCTGCTCGTGCGGCCGAACACGATCGCGCTCGACGGCGTGTTCGCGCACCTGCCGACCGTGGTCTGGACGAACGCGGGTCCGGTCGCCGCCGACGACTTCCCGCGACTCCGACCGGCACTGCAGCGGGCCGGGATCGTCGCCCACGCGATCGACAAGTTCCCCCGGCTCCTCGACTACGTCGTGCCCGACCGCGTCCGCATCGCGGACGCCGCACGCGTCCGGCTCGGCGCGCACCTGGCCCCGGGCACGACCGTCATGCACGAGGGCTTCGTCAACTTCAACGCGGGCACCCTCGGCGACGCCATGGTCGAGGGCCGCATCTCGCAGGGCGTCGTGGTGGGGCACGGCAGCGACATCGGTGGTGGCGCCTCCATCATGGGGACGCTCTCCGGCGGCGGCACCCAGCGCGTGCGCATCGGGGACCGCGCGCTCCTCGGCGCGAACGCAGGGCTCGGGATCTCGCTCGGGGACGACTCCGTCGTCGAGGCGGGCCTGTACGTCACGGCGGGCACGAAGGTCACGCTCGTCGGCGCGGCCCCCGCCCCCGACGGCACCCCCCGGACCGTGAAGGCCGTCGAGCTGTCCGGCGCGCCGAACGTGCTGTTCCGCCGCAACTCGCGGACCGGCGCCGTGGAGGCCCTGCCCCGGTCCGGCACGGGCATCCAGCTCAACGCGGCGCTGCACGCCTGA
- a CDS encoding citrate synthase, with the protein MPPTGTPDEAAPTAVLHYPGGTAEFPILRSTDGASAIDIATLTKQTGFTTLDYGFVNTSATKSSITYIDGEQGILRYRGYPIEQIAANCTYLEVAWLLIYGELPTADELAAFDDRIRRHTLLHEDLRRLFDALPHSAHPMSVLSSAVSALSTYYEDDMDVDDPEKVELQTVRLLAKLPVIAAYAHKKSIGQAFLYPDNQLSFVDNFLRLNFGTMAEPFEVNPVLSKALERLLILHEDHEQNASTSTVRLVGSTKANMFASISAGINALYGPLHGGANEAVLEMLAKIRDSGEPVSRFVERVKNKEHGVKLMGFGHRVYKNYDPRAKLVKESAHEVLEALGVQDDLLDIAMELEGIALADEYFVSRKLYPNVDFYTGVIYKAMGFSPRMFTVLFAIGRLPGWIAQWRELNTDPQNKIGRPQQLYLGHAERDLPPRG; encoded by the coding sequence CTGCCCCCGACCGGCACCCCGGACGAGGCGGCACCCACCGCGGTCCTCCACTACCCGGGAGGCACCGCCGAGTTCCCGATCCTGCGCAGCACGGACGGTGCGTCGGCCATCGACATCGCGACGTTGACGAAGCAGACCGGCTTCACGACGCTCGACTACGGCTTCGTGAACACGAGCGCGACGAAGAGCTCGATCACCTACATCGACGGCGAGCAGGGGATCCTCCGGTACCGCGGGTACCCGATCGAGCAGATCGCGGCGAACTGCACGTACCTCGAGGTCGCTTGGCTCCTCATCTACGGCGAGCTCCCCACGGCGGACGAACTCGCGGCGTTCGACGACCGCATCCGGCGGCACACGCTGCTGCACGAGGACCTCCGGCGGCTCTTCGACGCCCTGCCGCACTCGGCGCACCCGATGTCCGTCCTGTCGAGCGCGGTGAGCGCGCTGTCGACCTACTACGAGGACGACATGGACGTCGACGACCCCGAGAAGGTCGAGCTGCAGACCGTCCGCCTGCTCGCCAAGCTCCCCGTGATCGCGGCCTACGCGCACAAGAAGAGCATCGGGCAGGCGTTCCTGTACCCGGACAACCAGCTGAGCTTCGTCGACAACTTCCTGCGGCTCAACTTCGGCACGATGGCCGAGCCGTTCGAGGTCAACCCGGTCCTGTCGAAGGCGCTCGAGCGGCTCCTCATCCTGCACGAGGACCACGAGCAGAACGCGTCGACGTCCACCGTGCGACTCGTCGGCTCGACGAAGGCGAACATGTTCGCGTCGATCTCGGCGGGCATCAACGCCCTCTACGGTCCGCTGCATGGTGGTGCGAACGAGGCCGTGCTCGAGATGCTCGCGAAGATCCGTGACTCGGGCGAGCCGGTGTCGCGGTTCGTCGAGCGTGTGAAGAACAAGGAACACGGCGTCAAGCTCATGGGCTTCGGGCACCGGGTCTACAAGAACTACGACCCCCGGGCCAAGCTCGTCAAGGAGTCCGCCCACGAGGTCCTCGAGGCACTCGGGGTGCAGGACGACCTGCTCGACATCGCCATGGAGCTCGAGGGCATCGCGCTCGCGGACGAGTACTTCGTGTCGCGGAAGCTGTACCCGAACGTCGACTTCTACACGGGCGTCATCTACAAGGCGATGGGGTTCTCGCCGCGGATGTTCACCGTGCTGTTCGCGATCGGCCGGCTGCCCGGGTGGATCGCCCAGTGGCGCGAGCTCAACACCGACCCGCAGAACAAGATCGGTCGGCCGCAGCAGCTGTACCTCGGCCACGCCGAGCGCGACCTGCCGCCCCGCGGCTGA
- the dapC gene encoding succinyldiaminopimelate transaminase — protein MPLDLPDFPWDQLAAAKDRAGGHPDGIVDLSVGSPVDPTPELVRRALADATDAHAYPQVAGTPALRESIVAWYGRRQGITLTTDEVLPTIGSKEFIAGLALWLGIGPGDTVVFPEAAYPTYELGAALVGAEALAADDPASWPASTKLVWLNSPGNPDGRVLSIEELRVAVERARALGAVIAGDECYAELGWEPPYDDTPTPSILDPRVVGDTHDGVLSVYSLSKQSNLAGYRAGFVAGDARVLAEVLAVRKHTGMMPPAPVQQAMIVALADDAHVREQKARYAGRRDRLASALVAAGYRIDRSEAGLYLWATRGEDAWTTVAALAELGILVAPGTFYGSAGGSHVRIALTSTDERIDAAVVRLRSSGTGPVADHAAESPVPR, from the coding sequence GTGCCGCTCGACCTGCCGGACTTCCCCTGGGACCAGCTCGCCGCCGCGAAGGATCGCGCGGGCGGCCACCCGGACGGCATCGTCGACCTAAGCGTCGGGTCGCCCGTGGACCCGACGCCCGAGCTCGTCCGTCGCGCTCTGGCCGACGCCACGGACGCCCATGCCTACCCGCAGGTGGCCGGGACCCCCGCGCTGCGCGAGTCCATCGTCGCCTGGTACGGCCGACGTCAGGGGATCACCCTGACGACGGACGAGGTCCTGCCGACGATCGGGTCGAAGGAGTTCATCGCCGGACTCGCGCTGTGGCTCGGCATCGGCCCCGGTGACACGGTCGTGTTCCCCGAGGCCGCCTACCCGACCTACGAGCTCGGCGCGGCCCTCGTCGGCGCCGAGGCGTTGGCCGCCGACGACCCCGCGTCCTGGCCGGCGTCGACGAAGCTCGTCTGGCTCAACTCGCCGGGCAACCCCGACGGCCGCGTGCTGTCGATCGAGGAGCTCCGGGTCGCGGTCGAGCGAGCCCGTGCCCTCGGCGCGGTCATCGCGGGCGACGAGTGCTACGCGGAGCTCGGGTGGGAGCCGCCGTACGACGACACCCCGACGCCGAGCATCCTCGACCCCCGCGTGGTCGGTGACACGCACGACGGCGTGCTCAGCGTGTACTCGCTGAGTAAGCAGTCGAACCTCGCCGGCTACCGCGCCGGCTTCGTGGCGGGTGACGCGCGGGTGCTGGCCGAGGTCCTGGCCGTCCGCAAGCACACCGGCATGATGCCCCCGGCGCCGGTGCAGCAGGCGATGATCGTCGCGCTCGCCGACGACGCCCACGTCCGCGAGCAGAAGGCGCGGTACGCGGGACGGCGCGACCGCCTGGCGTCGGCACTCGTGGCGGCGGGCTACCGGATCGACCGCAGCGAGGCCGGGCTGTACCTCTGGGCGACGCGCGGCGAGGACGCCTGGACCACGGTCGCGGCGCTCGCGGAACTCGGGATCCTCGTCGCACCGGGCACGTTCTACGGCAGTGCTGGTGGTTCGCACGTGCGCATCGCCCTCACCTCGACCGACGAGCGCATCGATGCCGCGGTCGTGCGGTTGCGGTCGTCCGGGACCGGTCCGGTCGCCGACCACGCGGCGGAGTCGCCGGTTCCGCGCTGA
- the fdxA gene encoding ferredoxin — protein sequence MTYVIAQPCVDVKDRACIDECPVDCIYEGDRSLYIHPDECVDCGACEPVCPVEAIYYEDDLPEEWADYYKANVEFFQEIGSPGGAAKVGVIHQDHPVVLAEPPRG from the coding sequence GTGACGTACGTGATCGCCCAGCCCTGTGTGGACGTCAAGGACCGCGCCTGCATCGACGAGTGCCCGGTCGACTGCATCTACGAGGGCGACCGCTCGCTCTACATCCACCCCGACGAGTGCGTCGACTGCGGTGCGTGTGAGCCGGTGTGCCCGGTGGAGGCCATCTACTACGAGGACGACCTCCCCGAGGAGTGGGCGGACTACTACAAGGCGAACGTCGAGTTCTTCCAGGAGATCGGGTCGCCGGGCGGCGCCGCCAAGGTCGGTGTGATCCACCAGGACCACCCGGTCGTGCTCGCCGAGCCGCCGCGGGGCTGA
- a CDS encoding PIG-L family deacetylase has translation MSTPTPATRPERVLFVHAHPDDETLATGGTIATLVELGADVTVLTATRGERGEMLTPALAPLFGDAPRVAAHRETEIAAALAALGGPRHLWLGGPGARPTDLPPRRYSDSGMRWAADGRATAAEDAPADSLTAADLGEVVDDVRAAIRSTGADAVVSYADDGGYGHPDHVRVHAAARYAARAEDVPFSTIVDADSGQADLVVDVLPVRPRVRAALEQYRSQLTVDPLDPEQPERLTYVMPHGARLEAPAREGFRHDAPPAAPAAQSFAEHGRGVQSLLVVAALAAGAVVGGLGTITHQQTLGSLPVGMVITTLLVACLLLGVRLVFRSRWMVTAAALGVLLVTQVLVAVGGTSSPLVLANTAGYVWTFGPAVIAMLVLAWPSLPPRGVPPAGTVPADGRERGPAAVDAMADGGDAHPPGVDSTLPPRRDTEEP, from the coding sequence ATGTCCACGCCCACCCCGGCGACGCGCCCCGAGCGTGTCCTGTTCGTCCACGCCCACCCCGACGACGAGACGTTGGCGACCGGGGGCACGATCGCGACCCTGGTCGAACTCGGTGCCGACGTGACGGTGCTCACCGCGACACGGGGTGAACGCGGCGAGATGCTCACGCCGGCGCTCGCGCCGCTCTTCGGCGACGCGCCCCGGGTCGCCGCGCACCGCGAGACCGAGATCGCGGCCGCGCTCGCCGCGCTCGGCGGGCCTCGGCACCTGTGGCTCGGCGGCCCCGGCGCCCGTCCCACGGACCTGCCGCCGCGTCGGTACAGCGACTCCGGCATGCGGTGGGCCGCGGACGGGCGGGCGACGGCCGCCGAGGACGCGCCGGCCGACTCGCTCACCGCGGCGGACCTGGGGGAGGTCGTCGACGACGTCCGCGCGGCGATCCGCTCGACGGGTGCCGATGCCGTGGTCAGCTACGCGGACGACGGCGGGTACGGACACCCGGACCACGTGCGGGTGCATGCGGCTGCCCGGTACGCCGCCCGTGCCGAGGACGTCCCGTTCTCGACCATCGTCGACGCCGACAGCGGTCAGGCCGACCTCGTCGTCGACGTGCTGCCGGTGCGCCCCCGGGTGCGTGCCGCGCTCGAGCAGTACCGGAGCCAGCTCACGGTCGATCCCCTCGACCCCGAGCAGCCCGAGCGCCTGACGTACGTCATGCCGCACGGCGCCCGGCTCGAGGCGCCCGCGCGCGAGGGCTTCCGGCACGACGCGCCACCCGCAGCGCCGGCGGCGCAGTCGTTCGCCGAGCACGGCCGGGGGGTGCAGTCACTGCTCGTCGTCGCCGCGCTCGCAGCGGGGGCCGTGGTCGGCGGCCTCGGCACGATCACCCACCAGCAGACCCTGGGGAGCCTCCCGGTCGGCATGGTGATCACGACGCTGCTCGTCGCGTGCCTGCTGCTCGGCGTCCGGCTCGTCTTCCGCTCCCGGTGGATGGTGACGGCGGCGGCGCTCGGGGTCCTGCTCGTCACCCAGGTGCTCGTGGCGGTCGGCGGGACGAGTTCGCCGCTCGTCCTCGCGAACACGGCCGGGTACGTGTGGACGTTCGGGCCGGCCGTGATCGCGATGCTCGTGCTCGCGTGGCCGTCGTTGCCCCCTCGCGGCGTTCCGCCGGCGGGCACGGTCCCCGCCGACGGCCGAGAGCGCGGTCCGGCCGCCGTCGACGCCATGGCCGACGGCGGGGACGCCCACCCGCCCGGAGTAGACTCGACGCTGCCGCCTCGAAGGGACACCGAAGAACCGTGA
- a CDS encoding amidohydrolase codes for MTTLPLFDIYRDLHAHPELAFAEHRTAGVVADHLRSLGLEPTTGVGGTGVVAVLENAAGPVVWLRADMDGLPVEERTGLAYASVHTAVDEDGSETRTMHACGHDLHMTWLLGALERLIATRDSWAGTVVAVFQPAEEVIGGARAMVDDDLVGRVPRPDVVLGQHTAPEPVGRVTVGSGPVMAASDRFTITFRGRGGHGSAPQTTRDPVVAAASAVVRLQSVVAREVGPRQAAVVTVGSIHGGTRANIIPDEVTIEVSTRAQTDDTRHQVEQAVRRIVAAESAAGGLEEPLVRVRPGANVLVNDADAAGRVLAALEGVVPSLVAGDSVLGMASEDVGDLATAAEAPIVYWFTGTTDPALFADGAEVPTNHSPFFAPLAEASIPVGVDAFVAATRAWLA; via the coding sequence GTGACGACGCTCCCGCTGTTCGACATCTACCGCGACCTGCACGCGCACCCCGAGCTCGCGTTCGCCGAGCACCGGACCGCCGGTGTCGTCGCGGACCATCTCCGATCGCTCGGCCTCGAACCGACCACGGGGGTCGGTGGCACGGGCGTGGTCGCGGTCCTCGAGAACGCTGCCGGCCCGGTGGTGTGGCTCCGCGCCGACATGGACGGCCTGCCGGTCGAGGAGCGAACGGGCCTGGCGTACGCGAGCGTCCACACCGCCGTCGACGAGGACGGCTCCGAGACCCGCACGATGCACGCGTGCGGTCACGACCTGCACATGACCTGGCTGCTCGGTGCGCTCGAGCGACTCATCGCGACGCGGGACTCGTGGGCGGGGACCGTCGTCGCGGTGTTCCAGCCGGCCGAGGAGGTCATCGGCGGTGCCCGCGCGATGGTCGACGACGACCTGGTCGGTCGCGTCCCCCGCCCCGACGTCGTGCTCGGGCAGCACACCGCGCCCGAGCCGGTCGGACGGGTGACGGTCGGGTCTGGGCCGGTGATGGCCGCGAGCGACCGGTTCACGATCACGTTCCGCGGCCGGGGCGGCCACGGCTCCGCGCCGCAGACGACCCGTGACCCGGTGGTCGCCGCCGCGTCGGCGGTCGTCCGGCTGCAGTCGGTCGTCGCCCGGGAGGTCGGTCCCCGGCAGGCCGCGGTCGTCACCGTCGGCAGCATCCACGGTGGCACCCGCGCCAACATCATCCCCGACGAGGTGACGATCGAGGTGAGCACGCGTGCCCAGACCGACGACACCCGGCACCAGGTCGAGCAGGCGGTGCGCCGGATCGTCGCGGCGGAATCGGCGGCGGGCGGCCTCGAGGAGCCACTCGTCCGGGTGCGGCCGGGGGCGAACGTCCTCGTGAACGACGCCGACGCCGCCGGGCGCGTGCTGGCCGCCCTCGAGGGGGTCGTGCCGTCGCTCGTGGCCGGTGACTCGGTGCTCGGCATGGCGAGCGAGGACGTCGGCGACCTCGCGACGGCGGCCGAGGCCCCCATCGTGTACTGGTTCACGGGCACGACGGACCCGGCGCTGTTCGCCGACGGCGCCGAGGTCCCGACGAACCACTCGCCGTTCTTCGCCCCGCTCGCCGAGGCGTCGATCCCGGTCGGGGTGGACGCCTTCGTCGCGGCGACCCGGGCCTGGCTCGCCTGA
- the typA gene encoding translational GTPase TypA — translation MALATRSDLRNVAIVAHVDHGKTTLVDAMLTQTNSFDAHFEGEDRMMDSNDLEREKGITILAKNTSVLYNGIHAAEFNDGGRITINVIDTPGHADFGGEVERGLSMVDGVVLLVDASEGPLPQTRFVLRKALAAKLPVILLVNKTDRPDSRIDEVVAESQDLLLGLASDLSDEVDDLDLDAILDVPVVYASGRNGAASRNKPADGTLPDNDDLEPLFEAILQHVPAPTFDDTHPLQAHVTNLDASPFLGRLALLRIFHGTMKKGQTVAWVKHDGSVVNARITELLITKALDRFPAESAGPGDIVAVAGFDTITIGETLTDPEDVRPLPTITVDDPAISMTIGTNTSPLVGKVKGHKLTARMVKDRLDRELVGNVSLRVVDIGRPDAWEVQGRGELALAILVEQMRREGYELTVGKPQVVTRRDENGKLQEPYEHMTIDTPEEYLGAITQLMAARKGRMENMTNHGTGWVRMEFIVPSRGLIGFRTAFLTETRGTGIANAISHGYGEWAGPIQTRVNGSIVSDRAGVVTPFAITNLQERMTFFVNPTEEVYEGMVIGENSRADDMDVNITKEKKLTNMRSSTADTFESMTPSRQLSLEECLEFAREDECVEVTPDAVRIRKVELDAQSRARATARLKRQDA, via the coding sequence ATGGCGCTCGCCACCCGGTCCGACCTGCGCAACGTCGCCATCGTGGCACACGTCGATCACGGCAAGACCACCCTGGTCGATGCCATGCTCACGCAGACCAACTCGTTCGACGCCCACTTCGAGGGCGAGGACCGGATGATGGACTCGAACGACCTCGAGCGCGAGAAGGGCATCACCATCCTCGCGAAGAACACCTCGGTGCTCTACAACGGGATCCACGCGGCCGAGTTCAACGACGGCGGACGCATCACGATCAACGTGATCGACACCCCGGGCCACGCCGACTTCGGTGGCGAGGTCGAGCGCGGCCTCTCGATGGTCGACGGCGTCGTCCTGCTCGTGGACGCGTCCGAGGGCCCGCTGCCCCAGACGCGCTTCGTGCTCCGCAAGGCGCTCGCGGCGAAGCTCCCCGTGATCCTGCTGGTCAACAAGACGGACCGTCCCGACTCGCGCATCGACGAGGTCGTCGCCGAGTCCCAGGACCTCCTGCTCGGGCTGGCGTCGGACCTCTCGGACGAGGTCGACGACCTCGACCTCGACGCCATCCTCGACGTCCCGGTCGTCTACGCGTCCGGCCGGAACGGTGCCGCGAGCCGCAACAAGCCCGCCGACGGCACCCTGCCCGACAACGACGACCTCGAGCCGCTGTTCGAGGCGATCCTCCAGCACGTCCCGGCGCCGACGTTCGACGACACCCACCCGCTGCAGGCGCACGTCACGAACCTCGACGCCTCGCCGTTCCTCGGTCGTCTCGCGCTGCTCCGCATCTTCCACGGCACCATGAAGAAGGGGCAGACCGTCGCGTGGGTCAAGCACGACGGCTCGGTCGTGAACGCCCGCATCACGGAGCTCCTCATCACGAAGGCGCTCGACCGGTTCCCCGCCGAGTCGGCCGGCCCGGGTGACATCGTCGCCGTCGCCGGGTTCGACACCATCACCATCGGCGAGACCCTGACCGACCCCGAGGACGTCCGCCCGCTGCCGACCATCACGGTCGACGATCCCGCGATCTCCATGACGATCGGCACGAACACGAGCCCGCTCGTCGGGAAGGTCAAGGGGCACAAGCTCACCGCGCGCATGGTCAAGGACCGCCTCGACCGCGAGCTCGTCGGCAACGTCTCGCTCCGGGTCGTCGACATCGGCCGTCCCGACGCGTGGGAGGTCCAGGGCCGCGGCGAGCTCGCCCTGGCGATCCTCGTCGAGCAGATGCGGCGCGAGGGCTACGAGCTCACGGTCGGCAAGCCGCAGGTCGTCACCCGGCGTGACGAGAACGGCAAGCTCCAGGAGCCGTACGAGCACATGACGATCGACACGCCCGAGGAGTACCTCGGCGCGATCACGCAGCTCATGGCCGCGCGCAAGGGTCGCATGGAGAACATGACGAACCACGGCACGGGCTGGGTGCGCATGGAGTTCATCGTCCCGTCGCGTGGGCTCATCGGCTTCCGCACCGCCTTCCTCACCGAGACCCGCGGCACGGGCATCGCGAACGCGATCTCGCACGGGTACGGCGAGTGGGCCGGCCCCATCCAGACGCGCGTCAACGGCTCGATCGTCTCCGACCGCGCCGGCGTCGTGACCCCGTTCGCGATCACGAACCTCCAGGAGCGGATGACGTTCTTCGTCAACCCGACCGAGGAGGTCTACGAGGGCATGGTCATCGGCGAGAACTCGCGCGCCGACGACATGGACGTCAACATCACCAAGGAGAAGAAGCTCACGAACATGCGGTCGTCCACGGCCGACACGTTCGAGTCGATGACGCCGTCCCGGCAGCTCTCGCTCGAGGAGTGCCTCGAGTTCGCGCGCGAGGACGAGTGCGTCGAGGTCACCCCCGACGCCGTCCGGATCCGCAAGGTCGAGCTCGACGCCCAGTCCCGGGCCCGGGCCACGGCGCGCCTCAAGCGCCAGGACGCCTGA